One genomic region from Clostridium saccharobutylicum DSM 13864 encodes:
- a CDS encoding ABC transporter substrate-binding protein, translated as MKRYIFLIVMLLLTVIFCFSFIGKDTSKASDINSEQSLIYGVDDISTDLRSVTNLSKRQEDIICALSKGLVSKNAQNKIVPSLASDIKEDSEGIQYEFKIRDDVFWSDGSKITPNDIVEFFKELLKEEDEENIKALLDVYGAKDFKAGKTTFEKGVAISATNDAVIIRLNTKNNNFLSELTKPQYRVRKYLIMWGNMKNNYKKLIYSGDFSIDSINDDSMVLKKNQNSSDDIISNINILKDENVELSMACYEVNQRDIVIDPPETELSKLDEEGKLITEPKIDATYLYISNKENLPVQARREIYNDVCKAVASYKNTNNKTFELAEGSYFREDKENLTKVQARKVSSNKIGTWKKPDILTILGEDNDKNRSMCRIIQDWFKNNTNITIKYSLVKESEFKDDELRNRYDMVLINNDADILNKATFYSSFQSYLTGDQVKLLKKAGDDKKNDSYGELEESLFNDYDILPLVFYNENIAISSKVSQLNLDGNGNIDFTTIK; from the coding sequence ATGAAAAGATATATTTTTCTTATAGTTATGTTGCTTCTTACAGTCATATTTTGTTTTAGTTTTATAGGCAAAGATACTAGTAAGGCATCTGATATTAACTCTGAGCAATCACTAATTTATGGTGTTGATGATATTTCAACTGATTTGAGAAGTGTAACAAATTTATCTAAGCGACAAGAAGATATTATATGTGCATTAAGTAAAGGATTAGTTAGTAAAAATGCACAGAATAAAATAGTGCCTTCTTTGGCTAGTGATATTAAAGAGGATTCTGAAGGAATACAATATGAATTTAAAATTAGAGATGATGTATTTTGGAGTGATGGGAGCAAAATAACTCCTAATGATATAGTTGAATTTTTTAAAGAATTATTAAAAGAAGAAGATGAAGAAAATATTAAAGCATTACTTGATGTATATGGAGCGAAAGATTTTAAAGCAGGGAAAACAACATTTGAAAAAGGTGTTGCTATAAGTGCTACAAATGATGCTGTGATAATTAGATTAAATACAAAAAATAATAATTTTTTAAGTGAATTAACTAAACCACAATATAGAGTTAGAAAGTACTTGATAATGTGGGGAAACATGAAAAATAATTATAAAAAATTGATTTATTCAGGAGACTTTAGTATTGATTCTATTAATGATGACAGTATGGTGTTAAAGAAAAATCAAAATAGTTCAGATGATATTATATCGAATATAAATATACTTAAAGATGAAAATGTAGAATTATCAATGGCATGTTATGAAGTTAACCAAAGAGACATTGTTATAGATCCTCCTGAAACTGAGCTTAGTAAATTGGATGAGGAAGGTAAATTAATAACAGAACCTAAAATTGATGCAACATATCTATATATTAGTAATAAAGAAAATCTTCCTGTTCAAGCAAGAAGAGAGATATATAATGATGTATGTAAGGCTGTTGCATCATATAAGAATACTAATAATAAAACTTTTGAATTGGCAGAAGGAAGTTATTTTAGAGAGGATAAGGAAAACCTAACCAAGGTGCAGGCTAGAAAAGTTAGTAGTAATAAAATTGGAACTTGGAAAAAGCCTGATATATTAACAATACTAGGTGAAGACAATGATAAAAACAGAAGTATGTGTAGAATTATTCAGGATTGGTTTAAAAATAATACTAATATAACTATTAAGTATAGTCTTGTAAAAGAATCAGAATTTAAGGATGATGAGCTAAGAAATAGATATGATATGGTATTGATAAATAATGATGCCGATATATTAAACAAAGCAACATTTTATTCATCATTTCAAAGTTATTTAACAGGTGATCAAGTTAAGCTATTAAAAAAGGCAGGAGATGACAAAAAAAACGATAGTTATGGAGAATTAGAAGAAAGTTTATTTAATGATTATGATATACTGCCATTGGTTTTTTATAACGAAAATATAGCTATTTCAAGCAAAGTATCTCAGCTTAATCTAGATGGAAATGGCAATATAGATTTTACGACGATTAAATAA
- a CDS encoding metallophosphoesterase encodes MLIAVVSDTHRMNKFINLAKEAIKDADILIHLGDNIEDVEILERNFNGKVYAVAGNCDYSSKYPKEGIIEVCGKKIFYTHGDLYGVKSSINNIYYKGRELGADVVLFGHTHQQLIEKGEGVILMNPGSVSLPRLKGRYIGIIDIDDNGDIDTYLREIKE; translated from the coding sequence ATGTTAATTGCAGTTGTAAGTGATACTCATAGAATGAATAAATTCATTAATTTAGCTAAAGAAGCAATAAAGGATGCGGATATATTAATACATTTAGGTGATAATATTGAGGATGTAGAGATTTTAGAAAGAAATTTTAATGGAAAAGTATACGCAGTTGCAGGTAACTGCGATTATTCATCAAAGTACCCTAAGGAGGGCATTATAGAAGTCTGCGGTAAAAAAATATTCTATACTCATGGAGATTTATATGGAGTAAAAAGTTCAATAAATAATATATATTACAAGGGAAGAGAGCTAGGGGCAGATGTTGTTTTATTTGGACATACTCATCAACAGTTGATTGAAAAAGGAGAAGGAGTTATATTAATGAACCCTGGTAGCGTATCTTTACCAAGATTAAAAGGCAGGTATATTGGTATTATAGATATTGATGATAATGGTGATATCGATACATATTTAAGAGAAATTAAAGAGTAA
- a CDS encoding XTP/dITP diphosphatase, with protein sequence MKKLILASNNKKKISEMKEILKEMPIEVKSLADEDIDIEVVEDGETFEENAKKKSREIYEFLLKRGDENFIVLSDDSGLSVDYLDGAPGVYSARYAGQHGDDARNNKKLLVELSGIPKEKRGAKFTCQLAMFTDQGKYYAVKGEVKGYIIEELHGEGGFGYDPLFFYEPLNKTFGELTAQEKNEVSHRGVALKELKKIISNLI encoded by the coding sequence ATGAAAAAATTAATTTTAGCTAGCAATAATAAGAAAAAAATTTCAGAGATGAAAGAGATTTTAAAAGAAATGCCAATAGAGGTTAAATCTTTAGCAGATGAAGATATTGATATAGAAGTGGTGGAAGATGGAGAGACTTTTGAAGAAAATGCAAAAAAGAAATCAAGAGAAATTTATGAGTTTTTATTAAAAAGAGGAGATGAAAATTTTATAGTTTTATCAGATGATTCTGGACTTTCAGTAGATTATTTAGATGGAGCTCCAGGTGTATATTCTGCTAGATATGCTGGACAGCATGGAGATGATGCAAGAAATAATAAAAAGCTTTTGGTAGAATTATCAGGAATACCAAAAGAGAAAAGAGGCGCTAAATTCACTTGCCAGTTAGCAATGTTTACAGATCAAGGGAAGTATTATGCAGTTAAAGGTGAAGTAAAAGGTTATATTATAGAAGAATTACATGGTGAAGGTGGATTTGGATATGATCCATTATTTTTCTATGAACCTTTGAATAAAACTTTTGGAGAATTAACAGCACAAGAAAAAAATGAAGTTAGTCATAGAGGGGTGGCTTTGAAAGAATTAAAAAAAATAATATCTAATTTAATATAG
- the gatB gene encoding Asp-tRNA(Asn)/Glu-tRNA(Gln) amidotransferase subunit GatB, which translates to MEFESVIGLEVHAELLTKTKIYCGCTTEFGGKANTHVCPICLGLPGSLPQLNKQVVELGIKAGLALNCEITKVGRMDRKNYFYPDCPKNYQITQDELPLCRNGYIDIELESGEIKRIGIERIHIEEDAGKLLHTKRGTLVDFNRAGVPLIEVVSKPDIRTSEEATLYLTKLKSILSSCKVSDCKMEEGSLRCDANISIREKGTEPFGIRSEIKNMNSFKAVEKALHYEFERQVKAVTAGEKLTVETRRWDETNNETTVMRSKEEANDYRYFPEGDLVTLNISDEWIENVRKTIPELPHEKEARFIKEYELPKYDAHVLTLTDSMAEFFDEAAKLSKDPKAASNWIMGDLSRLMNVEGTWVEDLKFAPNGIAELIEVIKDGTISSAIGKQVLEAMFESGKLPKAIIEEKGLKQNNDEGAILEIVNKVLDENPQVIEQYKSGKTRILGFAVGQVMKATKGQANPGIVNQLVEQEVAKR; encoded by the coding sequence ATGGAATTTGAATCAGTCATAGGATTAGAGGTTCATGCAGAGCTTTTAACTAAAACAAAAATATATTGTGGTTGTACAACTGAATTCGGAGGAAAAGCAAATACTCACGTTTGTCCAATATGTTTAGGACTACCAGGATCCCTACCACAATTAAACAAACAAGTAGTTGAACTTGGAATTAAAGCGGGTTTAGCATTAAACTGTGAAATAACTAAAGTAGGAAGAATGGATAGAAAAAATTATTTCTACCCAGATTGTCCTAAGAATTATCAAATAACTCAAGATGAATTACCATTATGCAGAAATGGATATATTGATATTGAGCTTGAAAGTGGAGAAATTAAGAGAATAGGAATCGAAAGAATTCATATAGAAGAAGATGCAGGTAAGTTACTGCATACTAAGAGAGGAACTTTAGTTGACTTTAATAGAGCTGGAGTACCTTTAATAGAAGTAGTATCAAAGCCAGATATAAGAACTTCTGAAGAAGCAACATTATATCTTACAAAGCTTAAGAGTATCTTATCTTCATGTAAAGTATCTGACTGTAAGATGGAAGAGGGATCTTTAAGATGTGATGCCAATATATCAATAAGAGAAAAAGGAACAGAACCTTTTGGTATAAGATCAGAAATTAAGAATATGAATTCATTTAAAGCAGTAGAAAAAGCTTTACACTATGAATTTGAAAGACAAGTTAAAGCTGTAACTGCTGGAGAAAAATTGACTGTTGAAACTAGAAGATGGGATGAAACTAACAATGAAACTACAGTTATGAGAAGCAAAGAAGAAGCAAATGACTATAGATATTTCCCAGAAGGTGATTTAGTTACACTTAATATTTCTGATGAATGGATTGAAAATGTTAGAAAGACAATTCCAGAATTACCACATGAAAAAGAAGCTAGATTTATTAAAGAATATGAATTACCTAAATACGATGCTCATGTTTTAACTTTAACAGATAGCATGGCTGAGTTCTTCGATGAAGCAGCTAAGCTTTCAAAGGATCCAAAAGCAGCTTCAAACTGGATAATGGGAGACTTATCAAGACTTATGAATGTTGAAGGTACATGGGTTGAAGATCTTAAGTTTGCTCCAAATGGTATAGCGGAATTAATAGAAGTAATTAAAGATGGAACTATTTCATCAGCAATAGGAAAACAAGTTCTAGAAGCTATGTTTGAAAGCGGGAAATTACCTAAGGCAATCATAGAAGAAAAAGGTTTAAAGCAAAATAATGATGAAGGTGCTATTCTTGAAATAGTTAATAAAGTTCTTGATGAAAATCCACAAGTTATTGAACAATATAAGAGTGGAAAAACAAGAATTCTTGGATTTGCTGTAGGCCAAGTAATGAAGGCAACAAAAGGTCAAGCAAACCCTGGTATAGTTAATCAGTTAGTTGAACAAGAAGTAGCTAAGAGATAA